A region of Arvicanthis niloticus isolate mArvNil1 chromosome 18, mArvNil1.pat.X, whole genome shotgun sequence DNA encodes the following proteins:
- the Mylk3 gene encoding myosin light chain kinase 3 isoform X2, translating to MGTLCPVPALCRPSTRGQQQASDYIQIFANKEQAEVTGVKPKHVLNTGSVQADPSRTLWEEGQKEDIPEGTAEGLPLIINTALKRADLTQAGASLRQGVEVLGPGQVPPPTEAESRLPELASENTGTTLELSVAIGRISEVLTSLKMSQSASQETSSSKPDCWLSEEAMRLSSGPLPQPLGPLTPDSDIHSGEALPRTSIHTQEMAAPGQLLETQSGSPIGSAEAPGPGTVLGDKIHKGSRPFPPLPKRDSNNGGVREEEETGPGAEPITGPSLAIRDWRDETVGTTDLQQGIDPGAVSPGPGKDHTAQGPERTEAGRRVSSAAEAAIVVLDDSAAPPAPFEHRVVSVKDTLISIGYTVSQHEVLGGGRFGQVHRCTERSTGLALAAKIIKVKSVKDREDVKNEINIMNQLSHVNLIQLYDAFESKNSFTLIMEYVDGGELFDRITDEKYHLTELDVVLFTRQICEGVHYLHQHYILHLDLKPENILCVSQTGHQIKIIDFGLARRYKPREKLKVNFGTPEFLAPEVVNYEFVSFPTDMWSVGVITYMLLSGLSPFLGETDAETMNFIVNCSWDFDADTFKGLSEEAKDFVSRLLIKEKSCRMSATQCLKHEWLNHLPAKASGSNVRLRSQLLLQKYMAQSKWKKHFHVVTAVNRLRKFPACP from the exons aacaaGGAGCAAGCAGAAGTTACTGGAGTGAAGCCAAAGCATGTACTGAACACAGGAAGTGTGCAAGCTGACCCCTCTAGGACGCTGTGGGAAG AGGGCCAGAAGGAGGACATACCTGAGGGGACGGCAGAGGGGCTGCCTCTCATCATCAATACAGCACTGAAACGAGCTGACCTCACCCAGGCAGGAGCCTCACTGAGGCAGGGAGTTGAAGTTCTTGGCCCAGGCCAAGTACCCCCACCCACAGAGGCAGAATCCAGGCTTCCTGAACTAGCCAGTGAGAACACTGGGACCACCCTGGAATTGTCTGTAGCAATCGGCAGAATCAGCGAGGTCCTCACTAGCCTCAAGATGTCACAAAGTGCCAGTCAAGAAACCTCATCCAGCAAGCCTGACTGTTGGCTTTCAGAAGAGGCCATGAGGCTGAGTTCAGGGCCTCTTCCTCAGCCCCTAGGGCCACTAACTCCAGACAGTGACATTCACAGTGGTGAAGCACTTCCCAG GACCTCTATCCATACGCAAGAGATGGCTGCTCCTGGGCAGCTGCTTGAGACCCAAAGTGGCAGTCCCATTGGCTCTGCAGAAGCTCCAGGTCCTGGAACTGTGTTAGGAGACAAGATCCATAAAGGATCCAGGCCATTCCCACCCCTGCCAAAGAGGGACAGCAACAATGGTGgagtgagagaagaggaggagacggGGCCTGGGGCTGAGCCTATCACAGGGCCAAGCTTGGCcataagggactggagagatgagacTGTTGGGACCACAGACCTTCAGCAAGGCATAGATCCAGGAGCAGTAAGCCCTGGGCCTGGGAAGGACCACACAGCCCAGGGCCCAGAGAGAACTGAAGCTGGAAGGAGGGTGTCTTCTGCTGCAGAGGCTGCCATTGTGGTTCTAG ATGACAGCGCAGCACCCCCAGCCCCCTTTGAACACCGGGTAGTGAGTGTCAAAGATACCTTGATCTCAATAGGCTACACGGTGTCCCAACATGAAGTCTTGGGAGG GGGCCGGTTTGGCCAAGTGCACAGGTGTACAGAGAGGTCCACAGGCCTTGCACTGGCAGCCAAGATCATCAAAGTGAAGAGCGTAAAGGACCGG GAGGATGTGAAGAATGAGATCAACATCATGAACCAGCTCAGCCATGTAAACTTGATCCAACTTTATGATGCTTTTGAGAGCAAGAACAGCTTCACCCTGATCATGGAGTA TGTGGATGGAGGTGAACTCTTTGACCGGATCACGGATGAGAAGTACCATCTGACTGAGCTGGATGTGGTCTTGTTCACGAGGCAGATCTGTGAGGGCGTGCATTATCTGCACCAGCACTACATCCTGCACCTGGACCTCAAG CCGGAGAACATACTGTGTGTCAGCCAAACAGGGCATCAAATTAAGATCATTGACTTTGGGCTGGCTAGAAG atACAAGCCTCGGGAGAAGCTAAAGGTGAACTTTGGTACTCCGGAGTTCCTGGCCCCAGAAGTTGTTAACTATGAGTTTGTGTCATTCCCAACAGACATGTGGAGTGTGGGAGTTATCACCTACATGCT ACTCAGTGGTTTGTCCCCATTTCTAggggaaacagatgcagagaccatgaatttTATTGTGAACTGCAGCTGGGATTTCGATGCTGATACCTTCAAAGGGCTGTCAGAGGAAGCCAAGGACTTTGTTTCCAGGTTGCTGATCAAAGAGAAGAG CTGTAGGATGAGTGCCACACAGTGCCTGAAACATGAGTGGTTAAATCACCTGCCTGCCAAAGCCTCGGGCTCCAACGTTCGCCTCAGATCCCAGCTACTGCTGCAGAAATATATGGCCCAGAGTAAATGGAAG AAACATTTCCATGTGGTGACTGCCGTCAACAGGCTAAGGAAATTTCCAGCGTGCCCCTAA